From bacterium, the proteins below share one genomic window:
- the argB gene encoding acetylglutamate kinase, translated as MKALIEKAHVLLEALPYIRKFQGRTVVIKYGGSAMVSEGLRSRFAQDIILLRTIGIKPVIVHGGGPQIGQTLARMGKETKFVRGHRITDEETMDIVEMVLGGKVNKEIVALIQKHGGRAVGLTGKDGGLFSAEKLLIEDTPEGDGPPEIIDPGRVGKVTRVDPEVINRLDGGNFIPVIAPVGVDAEGNTYNINADSVAGAMAAALKAEKLLLMTDVPGITDGGGNLISSVDRELLGRMVRDGTIHGGMIPKVQAAVTALEGGVSKVHVVDGRVEHAVLLEIFTQTGIGTEIVP; from the coding sequence ATGAAAGCACTGATCGAAAAAGCGCACGTCCTTCTCGAGGCGCTCCCCTATATCAGGAAGTTCCAGGGCCGGACCGTGGTCATCAAGTACGGCGGCAGCGCCATGGTCAGCGAAGGGCTGCGGTCCAGGTTCGCCCAGGACATCATCCTGCTCCGGACAATCGGGATCAAGCCGGTCATCGTTCACGGCGGGGGGCCCCAGATCGGGCAGACCCTGGCCAGAATGGGCAAGGAGACGAAGTTCGTCAGGGGACATCGGATCACCGACGAGGAGACGATGGACATCGTTGAGATGGTCCTTGGCGGAAAGGTCAACAAGGAGATTGTGGCCCTGATCCAGAAGCACGGAGGCAGAGCCGTTGGCCTCACGGGCAAGGACGGAGGATTGTTCAGTGCCGAAAAGCTGCTCATCGAGGACACTCCCGAAGGGGACGGTCCACCCGAGATCATCGACCCCGGCAGGGTAGGAAAGGTGACCCGTGTCGATCCCGAGGTCATTAACCGGCTGGACGGGGGTAACTTCATCCCCGTCATCGCTCCCGTGGGCGTCGACGCCGAAGGCAACACGTACAATATCAACGCCGATTCGGTAGCCGGAGCCATGGCCGCAGCGCTAAAGGCGGAAAAGCTGCTGCTCATGACCGACGTGCCCGGGATCACCGATGGGGGGGGCAACCTGATCTCCTCAGTTGACCGGGAGCTCCTGGGCCGGATGGTCAGGGACGGGACCATTCACGGCGGGATGATCCCGAAGGTCCAGGCCGCCGTGACCGCCCTCGAGGGGGGTGTTTCAAAGGTCCACGTTGTTGACGGACGGGTGGAGCATGCTGTTCTCCTGGAGATCTTCACCCAGACCGGCATCGGTACGGAGATCGTTCCATGA
- a CDS encoding GAF domain-containing protein, with protein MSRAIIIDSDALTRQTLRGIMANEGYEVVETADGQKGIAEVRSGEEISVIFLADQLAGLSGLDTLIAIRKFQPKVPVLMIMSTDNRQASQVALSRGAAWFLTRPVKVEDVLVIIRLLMEKKRLQRTIDQQVERLRLLVKQTGELTDIEDDGIAPEDVLKESEFLSRSIELIAGVLNAKKVSIMLLSRDGKELVMAKSNWILPSKIPTIRQPVGQGVSGRVVMDGKPMLVEDAAKDSRADTNEYARQYESSSFIVTPIFCGKRAIGVITANDKSDKSSFTEGDLALLNTFSNQMSMAIANLFMMKRTEREKLKLTFVNGIVQALVSSVDPDQIYKSLLSKVTTGLRATAGILAFADGSGSKLNFEYAIPENRIRIPEAPVPVGPGALAKVVKEGAIVICNNPGDKEGVDPASDFPPGLTVRSLAAAPLTANGKVLGVIAVFNKEDGLPFDEWDAEILQTVAPQASMAIKQAWLYQNLIKNIDEVVETNKQLENANREVREKVRELDRLKSKVTT; from the coding sequence ATGAGCCGGGCGATCATCATCGACAGCGACGCCCTGACCAGACAGACCCTCAGGGGGATCATGGCCAACGAGGGTTACGAGGTCGTCGAGACCGCGGATGGGCAGAAAGGGATCGCCGAAGTCCGCAGCGGGGAGGAGATCAGCGTCATCTTCCTTGCCGACCAGCTGGCCGGCCTGTCCGGCCTGGACACACTCATCGCCATCCGGAAGTTCCAGCCGAAGGTTCCGGTGCTCATGATCATGAGCACCGACAACAGGCAGGCCTCCCAGGTGGCCCTCAGCCGTGGAGCGGCCTGGTTCCTCACCCGGCCTGTCAAGGTCGAGGACGTCCTGGTCATCATCCGGCTCCTCATGGAGAAAAAGCGGCTCCAAAGGACCATCGATCAACAGGTGGAAAGGCTGCGGCTGCTTGTAAAACAGACCGGGGAGCTGACGGACATCGAGGATGACGGGATCGCGCCGGAAGACGTGCTCAAGGAGAGCGAGTTTCTCTCCCGGTCCATCGAACTCATCGCCGGCGTCCTGAACGCCAAGAAGGTGTCGATCATGCTTCTGAGCCGGGACGGCAAGGAACTGGTCATGGCCAAATCCAACTGGATCCTGCCGAGCAAGATCCCCACCATCCGGCAGCCCGTCGGCCAGGGGGTTTCCGGCCGGGTGGTCATGGACGGCAAGCCCATGCTGGTGGAGGACGCGGCAAAAGACTCCAGGGCCGACACCAACGAATATGCGCGCCAGTACGAGTCGTCCTCCTTCATCGTCACCCCCATCTTCTGCGGCAAGCGCGCCATCGGGGTGATCACCGCCAACGACAAGTCCGACAAGAGCTCCTTTACGGAGGGTGATCTGGCCCTGCTCAACACCTTTTCCAACCAGATGTCCATGGCCATCGCCAACCTGTTCATGATGAAGAGGACGGAACGAGAAAAACTCAAGCTTACCTTCGTCAACGGCATCGTCCAGGCCCTCGTGTCCAGTGTGGACCCGGACCAGATCTACAAGTCTCTTTTGAGCAAGGTCACAACCGGACTGCGGGCCACCGCCGGAATCCTGGCTTTTGCGGACGGAAGCGGGAGCAAACTGAATTTCGAATACGCCATCCCGGAGAACCGGATCCGGATCCCTGAAGCGCCGGTCCCCGTGGGTCCCGGCGCACTGGCCAAAGTCGTCAAGGAAGGCGCCATTGTCATTTGCAACAACCCCGGTGACAAGGAAGGGGTGGATCCCGCATCCGATTTTCCGCCGGGGCTCACTGTCCGGAGCCTTGCCGCCGCACCCCTCACAGCCAACGGGAAAGTACTGGGGGTAATCGCTGTTTTCAACAAGGAGGACGGCCTCCCCTTTGACGAATGGGACGCGGAGATCCTTCAGACTGTGGCACCCCAGGCCTCCATGGCGATCAAGCAGGCCTGGCTTTACCAGAACCTCATCAAGAACATTGACGAGGTGGTGGAAACGAACAAACAGCTCGAAAATGCCAACCGCGAGGTCCGGGAAAAGGTCCGGGAGCTCGACCGGCTCAAGAGCAAGGTGACGACATGA